CGGCCCGTCGAGCGGGCTGCCGAAAGCGAAGCTGTTGAAAACCGGCAGGATGAAATACCAGCTGTACAGGATGGTGAAGACCGCCGTGATCGCGCCGGCGGGCCATCGCGCGAACAGCGTGGCGACCAGCACCGCGACATAACCGAGCGCATAGGGGCCGGCAGCCGGGGCGATCAGATCCACCACCGCGCGAAAGGTGATCGCCGCCGCGGCGCACAACAGACCGAATCCGATCTGCGTCGCTACTTGCGGAACAGCCGGCGCGAGCCGGGCGGGAAGATCGAGTTCGCCGATGCGCGCCATTGGCGCACATGACGGCCAATTTCGATCTAAAGTCAAGCAATTCAGGATATTACCTAACTTGAATCAACTAGATATCGAGGGATTTTCCCGTCCGCCCGGCCAGCTCGACCACATATTGCCAGGCAACCCGGCCCGAACGGCTGCCCCGCCGGGTGGCCCATTGCACGGCATCGGCATCCTCGACCGTCAGGCCATGCGCCTCGGCATAGCCGCGAATGATGGCGAGATAGGTGTCCTGATCGACTGCGTGAAAGCCCAGGCTCAGTCCGAACCGATCGGCCAGCGCCAGATTGTCGTCGATGCTGTCGCGCGGATTGATCGCGCTTTCCTGCTCGGCGATGTCGCGCGGAATCAGGTGGCGGCGATTGGAGGTGACGAACAGTCGTGTATTGCCCGGCCTCGCCTCCGCGCCGCCTTCGAGCAGCGAGCGCAGCGCGCGGGCATCCGACGCGGCGTCGAATCCGAGATCGTCGATGAAGACGGCGAAATGCCGTTCGACCGGCGCGAGCAATGCGAAAAGATCGGGCAGCCCCTCCAGATCGGCAGTCGCCGCCTCGACCAGCGCAAGCGCGCCGCCTTCGGCCTGAACGGCGGCGACCGCGCTCTTGACCAGCGCCGACTTGCCGGTGCCCCGCGCGCCCCAGAGCAGCACGTCCTGTGCGGCATGGCCGGCGGCGAGCCGCTCCATATTGGCGAGCAGTGTATCGCGCTGGCGTTCGACTCCCCGCAGCATGGCGAGCGGAAGCGGCGCGAACTCGCGCGCCGTGGTCAGCAGGCCCCCGCGCCAGACATAGGCGGGATGGGCCGTCGGATCGGCCGGCTCGGGCCGCGGCGGCGCCAGCCGTTCCAGCGCCTCGGCGATACGCGTGATCGGATCGGTCATCGCACAAGCCTATAGTCAAGCCGCCGCGGCAGCGGAAGCGGGCTCAACCTGCCGAACGCACGGTATTCAGATGGCTGCGGATACCGTCATGATCAGGCGCGGTCTTTGCCGCCTTTTCCAGCAGCTCCTCGGCGCCCGCGATATCGCCGGCCAGATACAGCGCCCAGCCATAGGCGTCGGCCGCCGCCGGATTGGCGGGCGCCACCGAATAGGCCGCATGGCCGGCATCGACGGCCGCTTCGCTGTCGCCGAGCGCGGCATAGGCCTGCGCCAGTTCGATATTGAGCGCCACATCGCGGTCGCCCACGCGTTCGCGCAGCCGTTCCAGCGTCGCGATGGCGGCGGCATATTCGCCTTCGGCGAGCTGCCAATGCCCGGCCAGACGAAGCGCGACGAGATTATTGGGGTTCTGCGTCAGGAACAGCGCGAGCACCCGTGCCGCTTCCTGCCGGTTGCCGCTCGCCTGGTTCGCCTCGACAAGGCGCAGCATCGTCGGCTCGTCGAACGCCATGTCTGCAGCGGCGCGATAGGCAGTCGCCGCCGCGCCCGGCCGCCCGGCGATCATCAGCACGTCGCCCAGCAGGATATGCGACCCCGGCGCGCCGGGATTTTCGCGCGCAACCTGTCGCGCGCGCGCCAGCGCCCGATCGACTTGCCCCGCATCGACCAGCGCGCGCAGATAGGGAACGATCCGGTCGGGATCGCCGGGATTTTCAGCAGCGGCGAGATCGGCCACGGCCACGCTGTCATCGGCACTGAACGATGGCGATTCGCCGCGCGCCGGATATGCCGCCCAGTCGAGGAACCGTGCCGCCGCCGCG
This genomic interval from Sphingosinithalassobacter tenebrarum contains the following:
- a CDS encoding ATP-binding protein translates to MTDPITRIAEALERLAPPRPEPADPTAHPAYVWRGGLLTTAREFAPLPLAMLRGVERQRDTLLANMERLAAGHAAQDVLLWGARGTGKSALVKSAVAAVQAEGGALALVEAATADLEGLPDLFALLAPVERHFAVFIDDLGFDAASDARALRSLLEGGAEARPGNTRLFVTSNRRHLIPRDIAEQESAINPRDSIDDNLALADRFGLSLGFHAVDQDTYLAIIRGYAEAHGLTVEDADAVQWATRRGSRSGRVAWQYVVELAGRTGKSLDI